AGGGAAGTCATCCGCAGGCGAGGACATCACTGCAGGGGGTGCCTCAGCTGGAGCATAGGCTCCACCTCCCACCGCGTTCATGCTGGCATACGCTGGCAAATAGTGGAGCGCTGGTGGACAGGTCTGCTCAGGAAGCGTCTCTGCGTCGGCAGGCCCATCCAGCATCAGCGACTCGCTGTCGGGTGGAAACTCATTGGTGACCCCCTGCTTGACTTTCTTCCAGCCCAGGTGGTAGATCTCCAGCAGGttgagaagcagagagacacaggCCACCACCAgcatgaagatgatgaagattgTCTTTTCGGTGGGCctggaaacagacaaacaaaaacgtttaattctcatcttttctcttctttactctcatcctccctccctttaTTTCCCCTgctcattctttatttttcttaagcTGGAAATCTGCCACCGTTATCACTGTAAACCGTGTCATGCAAGTGCAGGAAGCTCATTCGGCCAATTGAGTAGGGGGGGTGGGTATCAGTTCAAGCAAATGGATAGAAtaatatgaaacaaacacaaataagaaaaaacattaaaacacaaataagatCAGTCATTTCTCTGACTCTCTAACCTGGAGATGAAGCAGTCCACAACATTGGGGCAGGGCCAGCGGCCACATTTATAGAGCGGCCTCAGGCGGAAGCCATAGAGGAAGTACTGTCCCAGGATGAAGCCCACCTCAAACAGAGTCTTGAAGATGATGTTGAAGATGTAGGTCCTCAATAGCGCCCCGCGGATCCGGATCTTCCCATGCTCATCACGGATTGGTGGCTTTTCCTTCTtcctacctcctcctccacctccgtcGCCGACACCGTTGTGATAGAGAGGATCGTGGTCCTCCTGGTGCCGTCCGGCCTTTCGgagctcctcctccctctcccttctcttctcctccatgcGGACAATGTGCAGCACATGGCCAAGGTAGATGAGGGTGGGCGTGGAGACAAAGATGATCTGCAGTACCCAGAAGCGGATGTGAGAGATGGGGAAGGCCTCATCGTAGCAGACGTTCTCGCAACCGGGCTGTTGCGTGTTACAAGTAAAGTCAGACTGCTCGTCACCCCAAACCTCTTCAGCTGCTGTGCCCAGCACCAAGATACGGAAGATGAAGAGGACGGTCAACCAAACCTGAGGAGGAAGGATTGGAAAATGGATGACGCTTAAATATCTCAAACACTTCAGCTGGACTCAATGTGTGCAGCTGCAGGAAGAAGCATCTCTTGCCCAGTTACGATCAAATCTTTGAAATAAACCAAAGTTAAGTTCATCGATATTCAATCACTCACCTTTCCAATCACAGTGGAGTGTTCTTGAGCATTCTCCAGCAGCCGCCCTAGAAAGCTCCAGTCACCCATGCTTCACTCGATTTTCTAGcctggagagagaaacaagagtcTGTGGTGACCAACCCAGTGAGGAGCTGCACAGCGGGAGGAGAAGAAGTACTGTAGAAGGGAACATAGACTTACTTAAATATTGTTGTATTGTCAGTGATAAATCCATCGACCAGAgatcagaagaaaaacaatatctGGAAAGAAGAGACAAAATACTGATGTCAACTTTCCAGGTCATTGTCAAGCTCACAGAATCCTCATTTACGGCCAAATTTCACATAAATGGACTCTATTTCACCACCTATGTTTCCTTAAATACTCATTCATCGAGGCAGTGTGCAGAGAGAAAGCACTGGCATTTAGCAAACAGTGgcctatttacacattcagcagacgCAGAGAAACATTAATATTCGTTTGGAGTTTGTGGCCAACTGATGCATGGATGAGCCACAAGTCAAATATCTGCTCTCCTGTGAAAGATCTCTGGTCTTTAGCTGCGAATTCCTCTGCTGTGTTCACTAACGAGGCACTAACTTTGTCTCTTTACAGTCGGTTTTAGAACTTGAATAGCTGCCTATGGCATCTGTGTATGAActaaaacagcaacacaactaCAAAACTCTAAATTCACAAAACCTGTATGTCTCTGCAAAGTATGCATGTTAGGACAAATCGCCACGTGCATATGTCTGTTTCTTACTTCATGCACACGTACTTTTGCTTGCAGACGTGCACGTAtttgtgtgtacttgtgtgtgtgccgCCGAGCGGGGTGCCTAGTGGACAATGGCTGGCCATCTGTGGGAAGTGAATGAGTGGATAACAGGTTGTCTCAGTTGAATGCTGGACTCATCACATCCCAGGAATGCTGAGGAGGGCAAATGTTTGCCTGGGATCGACTGATATGTAGACACGCGCAcgagcacacatgcacacacagccaaaGTTACAGTAGCATATATCACTCCTGTATATCTGAGCCAGAAATGTGAAGTCAGCTGACAACTTTTAAAACCCAGACCTGTCTCTGATTTACTCTCACatgaaataaagcagcagcctgaaacacactgaaagtcTGTAAAGAAAATATCATAGCTCTAATAAAGTTATGTTAGATTTCCCCTTTAATACCATAAACGTTTTTTAAACTCCACGTTCACAGATTATGTCACACATCTCTGCCAAATtagagtccacacacacattcagaaacTTGTCTGAACGTGTACATGTACATGATGTGTTGACGTGATGAAATGCCGTCTGTCACGACAGACAATAGAGAAGCTGCCAGATGGACATTGTCCTGGCTGGCGTGTGCTTTTGGATGGATCAGAGGTCTTTGTGCTAAAACAGCCCAAACAGTTAACTCTTGGCCTGCCGTTTGCACCCTGAAAACCTTTTTAAGATACGCAGACAGCAGAAAATGTCCACATGAACGACGATTCTGAAGTAGCTTCATTAAtatctaaaaacattttaaattagttAGATTAAACAATGGAAGCTTGAGGTTAATAGCTGGTTTACTCTATGCACGTAAACATGTTGGTTGCAACAGCTCAGGGTCACCAAGTGCATAAGGACACACAGTAAGTGCACAAAGTTTGTAAAAGTGgcacaaaagtacaaaaaggtCTGTAGTGGTGCAAAGGTTTTCAAAAATAATATATGTAAAAGTGAGTAAATTTGGTAGTATAGATGGATAAAGGCGTGCCGCAtaacaaatgtaaataattgtGTCTATAAAGGTCTATAAATATGTAGATATGATATAAGAATGTAGATAAAGATGTACGAAGACAAACTGTGATGAAAGAGTTCACCGAGGTGTCCAAGCTTTGATGAAACGTGCCAGACTGAACAAAACGATCATTTTAAGAGCAGGATCAGCTCAGTAACACTAATAACTAACTTAAAAACCAAACACCGACCAACAGAAAACCCTGTAGGAAGCTGTGTCCTGCCAAGTTAGTACACGAGGTCAGACGCTGAATATTACATCTGACTGCCAGTACTTCAACAGGAATAAATCGATAGATTATGGCCTATTCTCCAGACGCATTTCAGATAATCTGGTCTCTTTACATAGAGGTAAAGGGAATCAACAAGCaacataataaaagtaaaactaaaaaatataaccatgaaaaaaaagaaacactgtttttaagTAGGGTGTGCATAATATagcattatattaaaaaaaatacatattttgtaCTATATTCTCACAGTGTGATACATGCaggattgtttgtttgtaaggCCAGCAGCTCCAGGACTCGGCTGAACGTGTTTTAAGTGTTAATGGTCATTGTGGTGTTCAAGTCTAGACACTGCATCCCTGTCAAACCCTCTGTCCATCCTTTAAAGATCAGTGAAATATTATTGGCTTCCTGTCTTCCGTCTTTCCCACGGGGAAGTGAACGCAGCACGAGAGGTGCTGATAATCCAGCAGGTGGACGGATGAtaatccctcctcctccctcccaccGCAGCCAACTCCATCACTCCAGCATCCACCTGCTTACCGCTCTCCTCTGAAACGCGTCTCCTCCGGGCAGCCGCTACTTCtcccactttctttctttctttctttccttttctttcttttattcccACGGGTGGGCTCGAGGCGTCCAGGCGAGGAGTGGGTGAGATTagtgggagaggagggagggagagagacacggagagagagagagggagggagagagagggaaagagagagagaggggggagagttAAAAAGACGCGAGGCTAGTCTCGTGTAAAAAGGGCGCGTGTGGAAACCTGTCCCGCGAAGGCGAAGCGCAGCGGCTGCGTCCCGCGTGGCCAAGGCCATCCGCCACTGTCACACGCTGGTGTCCCCCTCCCCCCCGTGCATGGGGCGCACGAGGGGGGTGGTGCGCGGGGGAAGGTGCGTGCTTGTAGGCGCGCACGCGCGCGTTAATGTGTAGGTAGGAGCAGGGGGCAAACATCACGAGCCATgtttaaaactctttaaaactattaaaactctttaaaactattaaaactctttaaaactatTACAACtctttaaaactattaaaactctttaaaactctttaaaactattaaaactctttaaaactattaaaactctttaaaactctttaaaactatTACAACtctttaaaactattaaaactctttaaaactatTACAACtctttaaaactctttaaaactattaaaactctttaaaactatTACAACtctttaaaactattaaaactct
This is a stretch of genomic DNA from Larimichthys crocea isolate SSNF chromosome XIX, L_crocea_2.0, whole genome shotgun sequence. It encodes these proteins:
- the LOC104936903 gene encoding gap junction alpha-3 protein; protein product: MGDWSFLGRLLENAQEHSTVIGKVWLTVLFIFRILVLGTAAEEVWGDEQSDFTCNTQQPGCENVCYDEAFPISHIRFWVLQIIFVSTPTLIYLGHVLHIVRMEEKRREREEELRKAGRHQEDHDPLYHNGVGDGGGGGGRKKEKPPIRDEHGKIRIRGALLRTYIFNIIFKTLFEVGFILGQYFLYGFRLRPLYKCGRWPCPNVVDCFISRPTEKTIFIIFMLVVACVSLLLNLLEIYHLGWKKVKQGVTNEFPPDSESLMLDGPADAETLPEQTCPPALHYLPAYASMNAVGGGAYAPAEAPPAVMSSPADDFPFYRNGDKVSVGSHGQLAAMEQNWSNHNLDGKNSSSSSYHPPRHSPPTSASSATWEETNPPLPQGEEHSTFPTLPRHTPLSPLAPEEDEENPVATAPYMVPHDDFIVVTKAEMHQPPPAAATDIRKPSRACKSGARARPDDLEV